A single Vulpes lagopus strain Blue_001 chromosome 3, ASM1834538v1, whole genome shotgun sequence DNA region contains:
- the ZP4 gene encoding zona pellucida sperm-binding protein 4, protein MRQLQIILLCFPLSLALRGHPEPEAPDYLGELHCGLRSLRFTVNLSQGTATPTLIAWDDHGLPRRLQNDSGCGTWVTEGPGSSMVLEASYDGCYVTEWVRTTRSPEMPRPRASPSGVSPQDPHYIMMVGVEGADVAGRNMVTKTQLLRCPMDPPALDVPNADLCDFVPVWDRLPCVPSPITEGDCKKIGCCYNSEVNFCYYGNTVTSHCTQDGYFYIAVSRNVTSPPLLLNSVRLAFGNDVECTPAMATHTFALFWFPFNSCGTTRRITGDQAVYENELVAARDVRTWSHGSITRDSIFRLRVSCSYSISSNAFPVNVHVFTFPPPHSETQPGPLTLELKIAKDKHYGSFYTVGDYPVVKLLRDPIYVEVSIRHRTDPHLGLLLQYCWATPSRNPQHQPQWLMLVKGCPYTGDNYQTQLIPVQKVLDPPFPSYYQRFSIFTFSFVDSVTKWALRGPVYLHCSASVCQPAGTPSCMITCPVARQRRNSNIHFHNHTASISSKGPMILLRATKDSGKLHKYSSFPVDSQTLWMAGLSGTLIVGALLVSYLAIRKWR, encoded by the exons ATGCGGCAGCTGCAGATCATCTTGCTCTGTTTTCCCTTGTCTCTTGCGTTGAGGGGCCACCCTGAGCCTGAGGCACCAGATTATCTGGGTGAGCTCCACTGTGGGCTCCGGAGTCTTCGGTTCACCGTAAACCTGAGCCAGGGGACAGCGACTCCTACGCTAATAGCTTGGG ATGACCACGGGCTGCCACGCAGGCTGCAGAATGACTCTGGCTGTGGTACCTGGGTGACGGAGGGCCCAGGAAGCTCCATGGTGTTAGAAGCCTCTTATGATGGCTGCTATGTCACCGAGTGGGTGAGGACGACTCGATCACCAGAAATGCCAAGGCCCCGTGCGTCACCATCAGGGGTGTCTCCCCAGGACCCCCACTATATCATGATGGTTGGAGTTGAAGGAGCAGATGTGGCTGGACGCAACATGGTTACCAAGACACAGCTGCTCAGGTGTCCTATGGATCCCCCAG CCCTAGATGTTCCAAATGCTGATCTGTGTGACTTTGTCCCAGTGTGGGACAGGCTGCCATGTGTTCCTTCACCCATCACTGAAGGAGACTGCAAGAAGATTGGTTGCTGCTACAATTCGGAGGTGAATTTCTGTTATTATGGAAACACAG TGACCTCACACTGTACCCAAGATGGCTACTTCTACATCGCTGTGTCTCGGAATGTGACCTCGCCCCCACTTCTCTTGAATTCTGTGCGCTTGGCCTTCGGGAATGATGTGGAATGTACCCCTGCGATGGCAACACACACTTTTGCCCTATTCTGGTTTCCATTTAACTCCTGCGGTACCACAAGACGG ATCACTGGAGACCAGGCAGTATATGAAAATGAGCTGGTTGCAGCTAGAGATGTTAGAACTTGGAGCCATGGTTCTATCACCCGTGACAGTATTTTCAG GCTCCGAGTTAGCTGCAGCTACTCTATAAGTAGCAATGCCTTCCCAGTTAATGTCCACGTGTTTACATTTCCACCACCGCATTCTGAGACCCAGCCTGGACCCCTCACTCTGGAACTCAAGATTGCCAAGG ATAAGCACTATGGTTCCTTCTACACTGTTGGTGACTACCCAGTGGTGAAGCTACTTCGGGATCCCATTTATGTGGAGGTCTCTATCCGCCACAGAACAGACCCCCACCTGGGGCTGCTCCTCCAATACTGTTGGGCCACACCCAGCAGAAACCCACAGCATCAGCCCCAGTGGCTCATGCTAGTGAAAGG GTGCCCCTACACTGGAGACAACTATCAGACGCAGCTGATTCCTGTCCAGAAAGTCCTGGATCCTCCATTTCCATCTTACTACCAGCGCTTCAGCATTTTTACCTTCAGCTTTGTAGACTCAGTGACAAAGTGGGCACTCAGGGGACCG GTGTATCTGCACTGTAGTGCATCCGTCTGCCAGCCTGCTGGAACACCGTCCTGTATGATAACCTGTCCTGTTGCCAGGC AAAGAAGAAACTCTAACATCCATTTTCACAACCATACTGCTAGCATTTCTAGCAAGGGTCCCATGATTCTACTCCGAGCCACTAAAGACTCAGGAAAGCTCCATAAATACTCAA GTTTTCCTGTAGACTCTCAAACTCTGTGGATGGCAGGCCTTTCTGGGACCTTAATCGTTGGAGCCTTGTTAGTGTCCTACTTGGCTATCAGGAAATGGAGATGA